Proteins found in one Actinokineospora alba genomic segment:
- a CDS encoding WxL protein peptidoglycan domain-containing protein, whose translation MQRTWRRALASGLLAALALGFTPATAQAQDKGPATFGVRPATALAPDDRPNFSYSATPGAVVKDHLAVANISNDPLSLKVYASDAFNTPDGGFDLLDAGRAPVDVGSWAKLDASTVEIPGRTTKIVPFTVSIPADATPGDHVGGIVAALVTEATGADGQRVAVEQRVGARIYLRISGDLVPKLTVSDVVGSYDGSFFGTGTTRISYIVRNSGNVRLGGKQQVTVETPWGSGTAVPNLPDLPELLPGNSFQVNTTVSGVLPAGWLNGLVHIDPVAPPGPQPRAGAVDASVTVAAVPWLLVVVLALVLALTLFLLWRKRKRRTIEPETEKAVAHAVA comes from the coding sequence ATGCAGCGGACCTGGCGCCGGGCCCTAGCCTCCGGCCTCCTTGCCGCCCTTGCGCTGGGCTTCACCCCGGCGACCGCGCAGGCCCAGGACAAGGGGCCCGCGACCTTCGGTGTGCGGCCCGCGACCGCGCTGGCGCCGGACGACCGCCCGAACTTCAGCTACAGCGCCACACCCGGCGCCGTGGTCAAGGACCACCTCGCGGTCGCGAACATCTCCAACGACCCGCTGAGCCTCAAGGTCTACGCGAGCGACGCGTTCAACACCCCCGACGGCGGATTCGACCTGCTCGACGCGGGCCGCGCGCCGGTCGACGTCGGATCGTGGGCGAAGCTCGACGCGAGCACGGTCGAGATTCCGGGCCGCACCACCAAGATCGTGCCGTTCACCGTGTCGATCCCGGCGGACGCCACCCCCGGCGACCACGTCGGCGGCATCGTCGCCGCCCTGGTCACCGAGGCCACCGGGGCCGACGGCCAGCGCGTCGCCGTCGAGCAGCGCGTCGGCGCCCGCATCTACCTGCGGATCTCCGGGGACCTGGTGCCCAAGCTGACCGTCTCCGACGTCGTCGGCTCCTACGACGGGTCGTTCTTCGGCACCGGCACCACCCGGATCAGCTACATCGTGCGCAACAGCGGAAACGTGCGTCTCGGCGGCAAGCAGCAGGTGACCGTCGAGACGCCGTGGGGTTCGGGCACGGCCGTGCCCAACCTGCCGGACCTGCCCGAACTGCTGCCCGGCAACAGCTTCCAGGTCAACACCACGGTCTCGGGGGTGCTCCCGGCGGGGTGGCTGAACGGCCTGGTGCACATCGACCCGGTGGCACCGCCCGGACCGCAGCCGCGGGCAGGCGCCGTGGACGCGAGCGTGACCGTCGCCGCCGTGCCGTGGCTGCTGGTCGTGGTGCTCGCCCTCGTGCTGGCGCTCACCCTGTTCCTGCTGTGGCGCAAGCGAAAGCGCCGAACCATCGAGCCCGAGACGGAGAAGGCGGTGGCCCATGCGGTGGCGTAA
- a CDS encoding sortase, producing the protein MTVLDGPETTQCPDAAERPLFLLVGQMFAILGAVLLCFVAQLALIGAVKHERDQDRAFTDFRYQLANATAPVAALTEDGRLLETGTPVAILEIPRLRLREVVGEGTSSRSLKSGPGHLRNTPLPGQAGTSVVLGRKAAYGGPFSRISELRTGDAIVVTTGQGEHRYLVQGVRRAGDPERPAPGSGAGRLTLITADGPHFLPTDVLRVDARLTSEVVATSGAVPAFAVPENERLMIGDSSALVPVVIWALILAVAAVAVVYVRQRVGRWHAWVIGVPLLGTVGVTLADQAAALLPNLL; encoded by the coding sequence GTGACCGTGCTCGACGGGCCCGAGACGACGCAATGCCCGGATGCGGCTGAGCGCCCGCTGTTCCTGCTGGTCGGACAGATGTTCGCCATCCTCGGCGCCGTGCTGCTGTGCTTCGTGGCCCAGCTCGCCCTCATCGGCGCCGTCAAGCACGAACGCGACCAGGACCGGGCCTTCACCGACTTCCGCTACCAGCTGGCCAACGCCACCGCCCCGGTCGCCGCGCTGACCGAGGACGGGCGGCTGCTGGAGACGGGCACGCCGGTGGCCATCCTGGAGATCCCGCGGCTGCGGCTGCGCGAGGTGGTGGGGGAGGGGACGTCGTCACGGTCGCTGAAGTCCGGGCCCGGACACCTGCGCAACACCCCGCTGCCCGGGCAGGCGGGCACCAGCGTGGTCCTCGGTCGCAAGGCGGCCTACGGCGGCCCGTTCAGCCGGATCAGCGAACTGCGCACCGGCGACGCGATCGTCGTCACCACCGGCCAGGGCGAGCACCGGTACCTGGTGCAGGGCGTGCGGCGGGCGGGCGATCCCGAGCGGCCCGCGCCGGGATCGGGAGCGGGCAGGCTGACCCTGATCACCGCCGACGGCCCGCACTTCCTGCCGACCGACGTCCTGCGGGTCGACGCCCGGCTCACCTCGGAGGTCGTCGCGACCTCCGGCGCGGTGCCCGCGTTCGCGGTGCCGGAGAACGAGCGCCTGATGATCGGTGACAGCTCCGCGCTGGTGCCCGTCGTCATCTGGGCGCTCATCCTGGCCGTCGCCGCGGTCGCGGTCGTCTACGTGCGGCAACGGGTCGGCCGCTGGCACGCGTGGGTGATCGGCGTCCCGCTGCTCGGCACGGTCGGCGTGACGCTCGCCGACCAGGCCGCCGCCCTGCTCCCCAACCTGCTGTGA